One Sodalis praecaptivus DNA segment encodes these proteins:
- the flk gene encoding flagella biosynthesis regulator Flk, translating to MQPVTGPGTPPRGQTPPPTGPDQPLTTAQRTTLERLITRILALSPSKPAEIWAALFHHLHIAGDGELRVRHFIAAEQMLQGRLLTAQETLAGRQLLQQLTDLLPQGNNRQAVSDYIRSQFGHTVLSQLDAGQLRQVLQLLQSGQLDIPAPQQAAMTDRTLLPAEHQAISQLITRLAALTGETPTELWESLHRMMGLKSGDPIPARHFPLLSQFLQSHLTLSQQGHPTLATLTAVLKHPIHGEEQQAVEQYCRQHFAADSQTPLTSAQVNAVMQYLFIYRLSRTQSQHQTPDVRLLQPVTHPLIATEHEPRPVRAARSPLVIGVFVAVVLLVVWLLARS from the coding sequence ATGCAACCAGTTACCGGTCCCGGTACGCCGCCACGGGGTCAGACGCCGCCGCCAACCGGCCCGGATCAGCCGTTGACCACCGCCCAGCGCACCACGCTTGAGCGGCTGATTACCCGCATCTTGGCCCTGAGTCCCAGTAAACCCGCGGAAATTTGGGCCGCGCTGTTCCATCATCTGCACATTGCCGGCGACGGCGAGTTACGGGTGCGGCATTTCATCGCCGCCGAACAGATGCTACAGGGGCGATTGTTGACGGCGCAGGAGACGCTCGCCGGTCGACAGCTGTTGCAGCAGCTAACCGATCTGTTGCCCCAGGGCAATAATCGGCAGGCGGTCAGTGACTATATTCGCAGCCAGTTCGGCCACACCGTATTAAGCCAACTGGACGCCGGCCAACTGCGTCAGGTGCTGCAATTACTGCAAAGCGGGCAATTGGATATTCCAGCGCCGCAGCAGGCCGCCATGACCGATCGCACCCTGCTGCCGGCGGAACACCAGGCCATCAGTCAGCTCATTACAAGGCTGGCGGCGTTGACCGGCGAAACGCCGACCGAGCTTTGGGAAAGTCTGCACCGCATGATGGGGCTGAAATCCGGCGATCCGATTCCCGCCCGCCATTTCCCGCTGTTAAGCCAGTTTTTACAAAGCCATCTTACGCTGTCGCAGCAGGGGCATCCCACGCTGGCGACGCTCACGGCGGTGCTCAAGCACCCCATTCACGGCGAGGAGCAGCAGGCGGTGGAACAATACTGCCGGCAACATTTCGCCGCCGACAGCCAGACGCCCTTAACCAGCGCCCAGGTCAACGCGGTGATGCAGTATCTGTTTATTTATCGCCTGAGCCGCACCCAAAGCCAGCACCAAACCCCCGATGTCCGGCTGCTCCAGCCGGTGACCCATCCGCTCATCGCGACGGAACACGAGCCGCGGCCCGTCCGCGCGGCGCGTTCGCCGCTGGTGATCGGGGTGTTCGTCGCCGTGGTGCTGCTGGTTGTCTGGCTGCTGGCCCGCTCATAG
- the pdxB gene encoding 4-phosphoerythronate dehydrogenase PdxB: MKILVDENMPYAEALFGRLGDVQAVAGRAIPAPALAQADALMVRSVTRVDGALLDGSRVAFVGTATAGTDHVDEDWLAQAGIGFSAAPGCNAIAVVEYVFSALLWLAQRDGFALRDKTVGIVGAGNVGGRLQRRLNAFGVRTLLCDPPLAEAGAPGDWQPLEKLVAEADVLTFHTPLTRAGRHATWHLVDETLLAALPAGRIIINACRGAVVDNAALLHALEQGKPLGVVLDVWEPEPALSLPLLARVDIGTAHIAGYTLEGKARGTTQVFDAYSAFVGSDARASLAALLPPPAVERIRLRGAIDEEALRLLAHLVYDVRRDDMQLRRAAGLPGEFDRLRKHYYQRREWSSLCVETDDDAGADTLRQLGFQARPVVG, encoded by the coding sequence GTGAAAATCCTGGTGGATGAGAATATGCCCTACGCCGAGGCGTTGTTCGGTCGCTTGGGCGACGTACAGGCGGTAGCGGGCAGGGCTATTCCCGCGCCGGCGCTGGCGCAGGCCGACGCGCTAATGGTGCGTTCGGTGACCCGCGTCGACGGCGCCCTGCTCGACGGCAGCCGGGTCGCGTTCGTCGGTACCGCCACCGCCGGCACCGATCATGTGGATGAGGATTGGCTGGCGCAGGCGGGAATTGGTTTTTCCGCGGCCCCGGGCTGCAATGCGATTGCGGTAGTGGAGTATGTTTTTTCCGCGCTGCTGTGGCTGGCCCAGCGCGATGGTTTCGCCTTGCGCGATAAGACCGTCGGCATTGTCGGCGCCGGTAACGTCGGCGGCCGTTTACAGCGGCGGCTGAATGCGTTCGGCGTGCGTACCCTGTTGTGCGATCCGCCGCTGGCGGAAGCGGGGGCGCCGGGCGACTGGCAGCCGCTGGAAAAGCTAGTGGCTGAGGCGGATGTGCTGACTTTCCACACGCCGCTCACCCGCGCCGGCCGGCATGCGACCTGGCATCTGGTCGACGAGACGCTGCTGGCGGCGCTGCCGGCCGGCCGTATTATCATTAATGCCTGCCGCGGCGCGGTTGTGGATAACGCCGCTCTGCTGCACGCGCTGGAGCAGGGTAAGCCTCTGGGTGTGGTGCTGGACGTCTGGGAGCCGGAGCCGGCGTTGTCGCTGCCGCTACTGGCCCGCGTTGATATCGGTACCGCTCATATCGCCGGCTATACGCTGGAGGGCAAGGCGCGCGGCACGACGCAGGTCTTCGATGCCTACAGCGCCTTCGTTGGCAGCGACGCGCGCGCGAGCCTGGCGGCGCTGTTGCCGCCGCCGGCGGTGGAGCGTATCCGTCTGCGCGGCGCCATTGACGAAGAAGCGCTGCGCCTGTTGGCGCATCTGGTCTATGATGTGCGGCGTGATGATATGCAGTTGCGTCGCGCGGCCGGTCTGCCGGGCGAGTTTGATCGCTTGCGTAAACACTATTATCAGCGTCGGGAGTGGTCGTCGCTCTGCGTAGAGACCGACGACGACGCCGGCGCGGATACCCTGCGGCAACTGGGATTCCAGGCCCGGCCGGTCGTCGGTTAA
- a CDS encoding aspartate-semialdehyde dehydrogenase, whose protein sequence is MSDGWNIALLGATGAVGTALLDIMQERQFPFGELFLLSSERSAGETVRVNGQSFQVSEAAQFDWSQAQLAFFVAGAQASALYAADAAAAGCLVVDVSGLFALEPDVPLVVPGVNDDVLADYRNRNLVAVADALTSQLLLAVKPLTDLAGLSHLHVSTMLSASTHGKAAVDDLAGQSARLLNGLAAEPGFFPRQLAFNLLPLLPDDAGSVRSERRLVDEVRKILRDEGLPISVSSVQAPIFYGHAQLVHLETLRPMAAEEARVALAACEGLTLSDELDYPTPVEDASGNVALKIGCLRNDYGMPDLLQFWSVADNVRFGGALMAVLTAEKLMAEASAW, encoded by the coding sequence ATGTCTGACGGCTGGAATATCGCCCTTCTTGGGGCAACAGGCGCAGTCGGTACGGCGCTGCTGGATATTATGCAGGAGCGCCAATTCCCGTTCGGGGAACTTTTTTTATTGTCCAGCGAGCGTAGCGCCGGTGAGACGGTGCGGGTCAACGGGCAAAGTTTCCAGGTCAGCGAAGCGGCGCAATTCGACTGGTCGCAGGCGCAGTTGGCGTTTTTTGTCGCCGGCGCTCAGGCCTCGGCGCTGTACGCGGCTGATGCCGCCGCCGCCGGCTGTCTGGTTGTGGATGTCAGCGGCCTGTTCGCCCTGGAGCCGGACGTCCCGCTCGTGGTGCCGGGGGTCAATGACGATGTGCTGGCCGATTACCGCAACCGTAACCTGGTGGCGGTGGCGGATGCCTTGACCAGCCAATTACTGCTGGCGGTAAAACCCCTTACCGATTTGGCGGGCCTGAGCCATCTGCACGTCAGCACGATGCTGTCCGCGTCCACCCACGGTAAGGCGGCGGTAGACGATTTGGCGGGCCAGAGCGCGCGCCTGCTGAATGGTTTGGCCGCTGAGCCCGGTTTCTTTCCGCGTCAGCTGGCGTTCAATTTGCTGCCGCTGCTGCCCGATGACGCGGGATCGGTGCGCAGCGAGCGCCGTCTGGTAGACGAAGTGCGCAAAATCCTGCGCGATGAGGGGTTACCGATTTCGGTCAGCAGCGTGCAGGCGCCGATATTCTACGGCCATGCACAGCTGGTGCATCTGGAAACGCTGCGGCCGATGGCTGCGGAAGAGGCCCGCGTGGCGCTGGCGGCCTGCGAGGGGCTGACCCTGAGCGACGAGCTGGACTACCCGACGCCGGTGGAAGATGCCTCGGGGAACGTCGCGCTGAAGATTGGCTGTTTGCGTAACGATTATGGCATGCCCGATTTACTGCAATTCTGGTCAGTGGCGGACAATGTTCGCTTCGGCGGCGCGCTGATGGCGGTACTCACCGCGGAAAAACTGATGGCCGAGGCCAGCGCATGGTAA
- the truA gene encoding tRNA pseudouridine(38-40) synthase TruA yields MPAAANDGAMRLALGIEYDGSAYYGWQRQQEVPSVQACLERALSTVADQPVAVHCAGRTDAGVHATGQVVHFDTRARRPDAAWTLGVNANLPADIAVRWVAPVADDFHARFSATARRYRYIIYNHRLRPALLGRGLTHYYHPLDAPSMARAGQCLLGENDFTSFRALQCQSRTPWRNLHHLHVTRQGQYVVVDIKANAFVHHMVRNIVGSLLEVGCGNRPESWIAELLACRDRTQAGATAPAEGLYLVAVEYPSRFALPAPPPGPLFLAE; encoded by the coding sequence ATGCCGGCGGCGGCCAACGATGGCGCGATGAGGCTGGCGCTCGGGATTGAGTATGACGGCAGTGCGTACTACGGCTGGCAGCGGCAGCAGGAAGTGCCCAGCGTGCAGGCGTGCCTTGAGCGTGCGCTCTCGACGGTCGCCGACCAGCCTGTCGCGGTCCACTGTGCCGGCCGTACCGATGCCGGCGTGCACGCGACGGGGCAGGTGGTCCATTTCGACACCCGGGCGCGCCGGCCGGACGCCGCCTGGACGCTGGGCGTCAACGCCAATCTGCCCGCCGATATCGCCGTGCGCTGGGTGGCGCCGGTGGCGGACGATTTTCATGCGCGTTTCAGCGCCACCGCCCGGCGCTACCGCTATATTATTTATAACCATCGCCTGCGTCCGGCGCTGCTCGGCCGCGGGCTGACGCACTATTACCACCCCCTTGATGCGCCATCGATGGCGCGCGCGGGCCAATGTTTGCTGGGGGAGAACGATTTCACCTCTTTTCGCGCCCTGCAGTGCCAATCGCGCACTCCCTGGCGCAACCTGCACCATTTGCACGTCACGCGCCAGGGGCAATATGTGGTGGTGGATATCAAAGCGAATGCTTTTGTTCATCATATGGTTCGTAATATTGTAGGCAGTCTGCTGGAGGTAGGTTGCGGCAACCGGCCGGAAAGCTGGATAGCCGAACTGCTGGCGTGCCGCGACCGGACGCAGGCCGGCGCTACCGCCCCGGCGGAGGGGCTTTATCTGGTGGCGGTGGAGTATCCATCGCGTTTCGCCCTGCCTGCGCCGCCGCCGGGGCCGTTATTTCTAGCGGAGTGA
- a CDS encoding DedA family protein produces the protein MEYIKFTIDFILHIDVHLAELVAQYGVWVYAFLFLILFCETGLVVTPFLPGDSLLFVAGALAALPSNGLDIHVMVLLMVLAAIAGDAVNYTIGRLFGEKLFSRPDSKIFRRSYLEKTHQFYARHGGKTIILARFVPIVRTFAPFVAGMGHMRYRHFALYNVAGGLLWVLLFSYAGYFFGNMPMVQQNLKWLIVAIILLSVLPGVVEVWRQRRLAANGKSE, from the coding sequence ATGGAATATATAAAATTTACTATCGATTTTATTTTACATATCGATGTCCACCTGGCAGAACTGGTGGCGCAGTACGGTGTTTGGGTGTATGCCTTTTTGTTTCTGATTCTGTTTTGCGAAACCGGTCTGGTGGTCACGCCTTTCCTGCCGGGGGACTCGCTGCTGTTTGTCGCCGGCGCGCTGGCGGCTTTACCGAGTAACGGGCTTGATATTCATGTAATGGTGCTTTTGATGGTCCTGGCGGCGATCGCCGGCGATGCGGTCAATTATACCATTGGCCGCCTGTTCGGCGAAAAGCTGTTCAGCCGCCCCGACTCGAAAATATTCCGCCGAAGCTATTTGGAAAAAACCCACCAGTTCTACGCCCGCCACGGCGGTAAAACGATTATCCTGGCGCGTTTTGTGCCTATCGTGCGGACTTTCGCGCCGTTCGTGGCCGGCATGGGACATATGCGCTACCGCCATTTCGCGCTGTATAATGTCGCCGGCGGCCTGCTGTGGGTTCTACTGTTCAGCTATGCCGGCTATTTCTTTGGCAATATGCCGATGGTGCAGCAGAATCTGAAGTGGCTTATCGTGGCGATTATCCTGCTCTCGGTGCTGCCGGGCGTAGTGGAAGTGTGGCGCCAGCGCCGACTGGCCGCCAACGGTAAAAGTGAGTAA
- the accD gene encoding acetyl-CoA carboxylase, carboxyltransferase subunit beta, which produces MSWIERILNKSTITPARRANIPEGVWTKCDSCGQVLYRAELERNLEVCPKCDHHMRMTARARLHAFLDKGSESELGSELEPKDILKFRDSKKYKDRLAAAQKATDEKDALVVMKGTLYGMPVVAASFEFAFIGGSMSSVVGARFVRAVEQAMADDCPLVCFSASGGARMQEALMSLMQMAKTSAALARLRERRLPYISVLTDPTMGGVSASLAMLGDLNVAEPKALIGFAGPRVIEQTVREKLPAGFQRSEFLLEKGAIDLIVRRPEMRLRLASLLAKLTNRPQPQDPLPHEPRPDAVPEDHQDGA; this is translated from the coding sequence ATGAGCTGGATTGAACGAATTCTCAATAAGAGCACTATCACCCCGGCGCGCAGGGCGAACATTCCCGAGGGCGTATGGACCAAATGTGATAGCTGCGGCCAGGTGCTGTACCGCGCGGAGCTGGAGCGCAATCTGGAGGTCTGCCCCAAGTGCGATCACCACATGCGTATGACCGCGCGCGCGCGCCTGCACGCTTTCCTGGATAAAGGAAGCGAGTCAGAACTCGGTAGCGAGCTGGAGCCGAAAGATATCCTGAAGTTCAGGGACTCGAAGAAGTATAAGGATCGCCTGGCGGCGGCCCAGAAGGCCACCGACGAGAAAGACGCGCTGGTGGTGATGAAAGGCACGCTGTACGGCATGCCGGTGGTCGCCGCGTCCTTTGAATTTGCCTTTATCGGCGGGTCGATGTCCTCGGTGGTCGGCGCGCGTTTTGTGCGCGCGGTGGAGCAGGCGATGGCGGACGACTGTCCGCTGGTATGCTTTTCCGCCAGCGGCGGCGCCCGCATGCAGGAAGCGCTGATGTCGCTGATGCAGATGGCCAAGACCAGCGCCGCGCTGGCGCGGCTGCGCGAACGGCGGTTGCCCTACATTTCGGTGCTGACCGATCCCACCATGGGGGGCGTTTCGGCCAGTCTGGCAATGCTGGGGGATTTGAACGTCGCCGAGCCGAAAGCGCTGATTGGCTTTGCCGGTCCGCGCGTGATTGAACAGACGGTGCGTGAAAAACTGCCGGCCGGCTTTCAGCGCAGTGAATTTCTGCTGGAAAAGGGCGCCATTGATCTCATCGTGCGTCGCCCGGAAATGCGTCTGCGCCTTGCCAGCCTGCTGGCGAAACTGACCAATCGGCCGCAGCCGCAGGATCCATTGCCGCACGAACCGCGCCCTGATGCGGTCCCGGAGGATCATCAGGACGGGGCCTAA
- the folC gene encoding bifunctional tetrahydrofolate synthase/dihydrofolate synthase codes for MENLPIPQATSPLAAWLHYLERLHAKPIDLGLERVSHVATGLNLLRPAPWVITVGGTNGKGTTCRLLEAILLASGMRVGVYSSPHLLRYTERVRIQGDELPEAAHSEAMAVIETGRGATSLSYFEFGTLAALQLFRQASLDVVILEVGLGGRLDATNIVDADVAVITSIALDHTDWLGPDRASIAREKAGIFRRGRPAIVGEPDRPATLDAAAADSGAVLYARDRDWWWHQDGQHWRWWDGLRELTALPLPAIPLENAATAVAAVGRLPFAVSEAAVRQGLREAALPGRFQCIGRAPLTILDVAHNPHAAGYLARRLAALPRTGKVRAVVGMLADKDIAGTLACLRGQVDVWYCASLDGPRAASAAQLAAHLDSDAQRFEDVLSAWHQAIADAAPEDCVLVFGSFHTVAPVMALADREKYCGE; via the coding sequence ATGGAAAATCTGCCTATCCCTCAAGCCACGTCGCCACTGGCCGCGTGGCTTCATTATCTTGAACGTCTGCATGCCAAACCCATCGATCTGGGCCTGGAGCGGGTAAGCCATGTGGCTACCGGCCTGAATCTGCTGCGCCCGGCGCCCTGGGTCATTACCGTCGGCGGCACCAACGGCAAAGGCACCACCTGCCGGCTGCTGGAAGCCATCTTGCTGGCCAGCGGCATGCGGGTCGGGGTCTATAGTTCGCCGCATTTACTGCGCTACACCGAACGGGTGCGTATCCAGGGCGACGAATTGCCGGAAGCCGCCCATAGCGAGGCGATGGCGGTTATCGAAACCGGCCGCGGCGCTACCTCCCTCAGCTATTTCGAGTTCGGCACGCTCGCGGCGCTACAGCTATTCCGGCAAGCGTCGCTGGATGTGGTGATCCTGGAGGTCGGGCTGGGGGGACGGCTGGACGCCACCAATATCGTTGACGCCGACGTCGCCGTGATTACCTCCATTGCCCTCGATCATACCGATTGGCTGGGGCCGGATCGCGCCAGCATCGCGCGGGAAAAAGCCGGCATCTTCCGGCGCGGCAGGCCGGCGATTGTGGGTGAGCCCGATCGGCCGGCGACGCTCGACGCCGCCGCGGCCGATAGCGGCGCCGTCTTGTATGCCCGCGACCGCGATTGGTGGTGGCACCAGGACGGCCAGCACTGGCGCTGGTGGGACGGCTTGCGCGAGCTCACGGCGCTGCCGCTGCCTGCCATTCCCCTGGAAAATGCCGCCACCGCGGTGGCCGCCGTCGGCCGCCTGCCGTTCGCGGTGTCGGAGGCGGCGGTGCGCCAGGGGTTGCGCGAGGCCGCGCTGCCGGGACGTTTCCAGTGTATCGGCCGAGCGCCGCTAACGATACTGGACGTGGCGCACAATCCCCACGCCGCCGGCTACCTGGCCCGGCGTCTGGCGGCGCTGCCCCGCACCGGCAAGGTGCGGGCGGTGGTTGGCATGCTGGCGGATAAAGATATCGCCGGCACGCTCGCCTGTCTGCGCGGGCAGGTGGATGTCTGGTATTGCGCCTCCCTCGATGGGCCGCGCGCCGCCAGCGCCGCACAGCTGGCCGCCCATCTTGACAGCGACGCGCAACGGTTCGAGGATGTGCTAAGCGCCTGGCATCAGGCAATAGCGGACGCCGCGCCGGAGGATTGTGTGCTGGTTTTCGGCTCTTTCCATACCGTGGCACCGGTCATGGCGCTGGCTGATAGGGAGAAATATTGTGGCGAGTAA
- the dedD gene encoding cell division protein DedD yields the protein MASKFQNRLVGTIILVALGVIILPGLLDGKKKHYQDEFAAIPLVPKPGDSDELDATPPASQQLPSQPPEGAGEAVEQSSRPANSGQPAAPLPDAASGSRQPETLAPPEMKTTPPAPVKPEPKPVARPESKPLAKPQAPKVEAPKTPAPKPDNGPAAEQAPKGQAWVVQLGALKNADKVSEIVAKLRLSGYRVYTSPSAPVQGQITRIFVGPDASKEKLQSALGELNQLSGLNGQLRPYSVR from the coding sequence GTGGCGAGTAAATTTCAGAACCGCCTGGTGGGGACCATTATCCTTGTCGCCCTCGGCGTCATTATTTTGCCCGGCCTGCTAGACGGTAAAAAGAAACACTATCAGGACGAGTTCGCCGCCATTCCGCTGGTGCCGAAGCCCGGCGACAGCGATGAGCTTGATGCAACGCCGCCGGCCAGCCAGCAACTGCCGAGCCAGCCGCCGGAAGGGGCGGGGGAGGCGGTAGAACAATCCAGCCGGCCGGCCAACAGCGGTCAGCCAGCGGCGCCGCTGCCTGATGCCGCCAGCGGTTCCCGCCAGCCGGAAACGCTGGCGCCGCCGGAGATGAAAACCACGCCGCCCGCGCCGGTTAAACCCGAGCCCAAACCGGTCGCGCGGCCTGAGAGCAAACCGCTAGCCAAACCGCAGGCGCCGAAGGTTGAGGCGCCCAAAACGCCGGCGCCGAAGCCCGACAATGGGCCGGCCGCCGAGCAGGCGCCGAAAGGGCAGGCGTGGGTGGTGCAGTTGGGCGCGCTGAAAAACGCCGATAAAGTGTCGGAGATTGTGGCTAAGCTGCGGCTGTCGGGCTACCGCGTTTATACCTCGCCGTCGGCGCCGGTTCAGGGGCAGATTACGCGGATATTTGTCGGCCCGGATGCATCCAAGGAAAAACTGCAATCCGCGCTCGGCGAATTGAATCAGTTGAGCGGCCTTAACGGCCAATTGCGGCCCTATAGCGTACGCTAG
- the cvpA gene encoding colicin V production protein, with amino-acid sequence MIWVDYVIIGIIVFSALVSLIRGFVREALSLVTWACAFFVASHYYSYLAIYFTRFEEQMVRNGIAIALLFVATLIVGAIVNYVISSLVERTGLSGTDRVLGVCFGALRGVLIVSAALFFLDTFTGFSHSQEWQQSQLIPQFSGIIRWFFDYLQSTSSFLPRQ; translated from the coding sequence ATGATCTGGGTTGATTACGTCATTATCGGCATCATTGTTTTTTCCGCTTTGGTGAGTCTGATTCGCGGGTTCGTGCGCGAGGCATTATCTTTAGTCACCTGGGCCTGTGCATTTTTTGTCGCCAGCCATTACTATAGTTACCTTGCGATATACTTCACCCGTTTTGAAGAGCAGATGGTACGCAACGGCATTGCGATTGCCCTGCTGTTCGTGGCGACCCTGATTGTTGGGGCGATCGTCAATTATGTGATTAGCTCACTGGTGGAGCGGACCGGTTTATCCGGCACCGACCGGGTCCTTGGCGTCTGCTTCGGCGCGCTGCGGGGCGTTCTAATCGTGTCGGCGGCGCTGTTCTTTCTTGACACCTTCACCGGTTTCTCCCACAGCCAGGAGTGGCAGCAGTCCCAGCTGATACCGCAGTTCAGCGGTATCATCAGATGGTTTTTTGACTATCTGCAAAGCACGTCGAGTTTCTTACCGAGGCAGTAG
- the purF gene encoding amidophosphoribosyltransferase → MCGIVGIAGFMPVNQSIYDALTVLQHRGQDAAGIVTIDALNCFRLRKANGLVKDVFEARHMQRLQGNMGVGHVRYPTAGSSSASEAQPFYVNSPFGITLAHNGNLTNAHELRKKLFENGRRHVNTTSDSEILLNVFAAELDRFPDYPLEADNIFAAVAATHQQIRGAYACVGMIIGHGLFAFRDPNGIRPLVIGKRTLADGRNEYIVASESVALDTLGFDFLRDIAPGEAVYVTAKGQLFTRQCAENPRHHPCLFEYVYFARPDSFIDKISVYSARVRMGQMLGEKIAREWEDLDIDVVIPIPETSCDIALEIARILNKPYRQGFVKNRYVGRTFIMPGQQVRRQSVRRKLNANRAEFRDKNVLLVDDSIVRGTTSEQIVEMAREAGARHVYLASAAPEIRFPNVYGIDMPSASELIAHGREVDEIRQLIGADALIFQDLADLEQAVREDNPDVEQFESSVFNGIYVTRDVDQRYLDYLESLRNDDSKALRAQTEVENLEMHNEG, encoded by the coding sequence ATGTGCGGTATTGTCGGAATCGCCGGTTTTATGCCGGTAAACCAGTCTATCTATGATGCATTAACGGTGCTGCAGCACCGTGGGCAGGATGCGGCAGGCATTGTTACCATCGATGCATTAAATTGCTTTCGCCTGCGTAAAGCCAATGGACTGGTTAAGGATGTTTTCGAGGCCCGGCATATGCAACGCTTGCAGGGCAATATGGGGGTGGGCCATGTCCGCTACCCGACCGCCGGCAGCTCCAGCGCCTCCGAGGCGCAGCCGTTTTACGTCAACTCCCCGTTCGGCATCACCCTGGCGCACAACGGTAACCTGACCAACGCCCACGAATTGCGTAAAAAGCTGTTTGAAAACGGGCGGCGCCATGTCAATACCACGTCCGACTCGGAAATTCTGCTTAACGTTTTCGCCGCTGAGCTGGATCGTTTCCCGGATTACCCGCTGGAAGCGGACAACATCTTCGCGGCGGTGGCGGCGACCCATCAGCAAATTCGCGGCGCCTACGCCTGCGTCGGCATGATAATCGGCCACGGCCTGTTTGCGTTTCGCGATCCCAACGGCATCCGCCCTCTGGTTATCGGTAAACGCACGCTGGCGGACGGGCGCAATGAGTATATCGTGGCCTCCGAAAGCGTGGCGCTGGATACGCTGGGCTTCGATTTCCTGCGCGACATCGCGCCGGGCGAGGCGGTGTACGTCACGGCAAAAGGGCAGCTGTTTACCCGGCAGTGCGCCGAGAACCCCCGGCACCATCCGTGCCTGTTCGAGTATGTCTATTTCGCCCGGCCTGATTCGTTCATCGATAAAATTTCGGTCTACAGCGCCCGCGTGCGCATGGGCCAGATGCTGGGCGAAAAAATCGCCCGCGAGTGGGAAGATCTCGATATCGATGTGGTGATCCCGATTCCAGAAACCTCCTGCGATATCGCGCTGGAGATCGCCCGCATCCTGAATAAGCCGTATCGTCAGGGATTTGTGAAAAACCGCTACGTCGGCCGCACCTTTATCATGCCCGGTCAGCAGGTTCGCCGGCAGTCGGTGCGCCGGAAGCTTAACGCCAACCGCGCCGAATTCCGCGACAAAAATGTGCTGTTGGTGGACGACTCCATCGTGCGCGGTACGACCTCGGAGCAAATCGTTGAAATGGCGCGCGAGGCGGGCGCCCGTCACGTTTACCTGGCTTCCGCCGCGCCGGAAATCCGCTTCCCGAACGTCTACGGCATCGATATGCCCAGCGCGTCAGAGCTCATTGCCCACGGTCGCGAGGTCGACGAAATCCGGCAGCTTATCGGCGCTGATGCGCTGATATTCCAGGATTTGGCCGATTTGGAACAGGCGGTGCGGGAAGATAATCCCGACGTGGAACAATTTGAATCCTCGGTCTTTAACGGTATTTACGTCACGCGTGACGTGGATCAGCGCTATCTTGATTATTTGGAGTCGCTGCGCAACGACGATTCCAAAGCTCTGCGCGCCCAGACCGAGGTCGAAAACCTGGAAATGCATAACGAAGGTTGA
- a CDS encoding UbiX family flavin prenyltransferase gives MKRLIVGISGASGAVYGVRLLQVLSTLPEIETHLVMSPAARQTLALETTYSLREVQALADVVHDSRDIAASISSGSFQTLGMVILPCSMKTLSGIVNSYSDGLLTRAADVVLKERRRLVLGVRETPLHLGHLRLMTLAAELGAVIMPPVPAFYHRPAHISDIIDQTVNRTLDQFDLVLPQDLFQRWQGG, from the coding sequence ATGAAACGTCTGATTGTTGGTATCAGCGGCGCCAGCGGCGCCGTGTATGGCGTCCGCCTGCTACAGGTGCTGAGCACGCTGCCGGAGATCGAAACCCATCTGGTCATGAGCCCGGCCGCGCGGCAAACCCTGGCGCTGGAGACGACTTATAGCCTGCGCGAAGTGCAGGCGCTGGCGGATGTGGTGCATGATTCCCGCGACATTGCCGCCAGCATCAGCTCTGGTTCATTCCAGACCCTCGGGATGGTTATCCTGCCCTGTTCGATGAAAACCCTCTCCGGTATCGTCAATAGCTACAGCGATGGGCTGCTGACGCGCGCGGCGGATGTGGTGCTAAAGGAGCGGCGCCGGTTGGTGCTCGGGGTGCGTGAAACGCCGCTGCATCTGGGCCACCTGCGCCTGATGACCCTGGCGGCCGAGCTCGGCGCGGTCATCATGCCCCCGGTCCCGGCCTTTTATCATCGGCCCGCCCACATCAGCGACATCATTGACCAAACGGTCAACCGCACGCTGGATCAATTCGATCTGGTGCTGCCGCAAGATCTGTTCCAGCGCTGGCAGGGCGGCTGA